One Benincasa hispida cultivar B227 chromosome 5, ASM972705v1, whole genome shotgun sequence genomic window carries:
- the LOC120078333 gene encoding low-temperature-induced 65 kDa protein isoform X1, whose amino-acid sequence MDSQIAPHHHLHHPLALHQSVEGKEEEDGQLHEKKSVLKKVKAKAKKIKDTITKHGHGHDHDHHDYEDEDDEDEDDEVIEDPEIQGAPLYEGAAMRSAVAGQGQHQDVGIGMTTGMHNEPSRGPRETTSRPSAFDTGFTSVDNPTTNKGADKVEDSAVAPNTTMSLSPWKLEEDPHGPHTPHNSQVKVHDPANRGSEEAGKSQVFDSFAKMKVNDEYEPNRPSLASRIDRGGEDQTNYGQKVSAVGSAVSEKAVAAKDFVASKLGYVETTEETINNSSSPLEYGKKIALTVTEKLKPGEEDKALSEVISEALSRRKYELVKVGESAFGRHQSLLSKGEVTESEELTRRLGKEDKEATEKSSVAGATAATGRSVVGMVKDTVGSWLGKAGEQSAPSQQSLGISQGVEGFVDSSSVGEGRRRQQEHAGTEPDVRILQDSAN is encoded by the exons ATGGACTCACAAATCGCCCCTCATCACCATCTGCATCACCCCCTTGCCCTTCATCAAA GtgttgaaggaaaagaagaagaagatgggcaGCTTCATGAGAAGAAATCAGTGCTGAAGAAAGTGAAGGCAAAAGCTAAGAAGATTAAAGACACTATTACAAAGCATGGCCATGGCCATGATCATGATCATCATGACTATGAAGATGAggatgatgaagatgaggatgaTGAAGTCATAGAAGACCCTGAAATCCAGGGAGCTCCAT TATATGAAGGTGCTGCAATGAGGAGCGCGGTAGCTGGACAAGGGCAGCATCAAGATGTCGGAATTGGAATGACGACAGGGATGCACAATGAGCCTTCCCGAGGTCCAAGAGAAACGACAAGTCGTCCCTCTGCTTTTGACACTGGCTTTACATCCGTTGATAATCCAACAACAAATAAAGGAGCGGATAAAGTAGAGGACTCCGCTGTTGCCCCAAACACGACCATGTCTCTGTCTCCATGGAAATTGGAGGAGGATCCTCATGGCCCTCACACTCCTCATAATTCCCAGGTCAAAGTTCACGACCCTGCTAACAGAG GGAGTGAAGAAGCAGGGAAGTCTCAAGTTTTCGATTCATTTGCAAAAATGAAAGTCAACGATGAATACGAACCGAATCGACCCAGTTTAGCTAGTAGAATAGACCGAGGAGGAGAAGATCAAACCAATTATGGGCAGAAAGTCTCAGCCGTTGGTTCGGCAGTGAGTGAAAAAGCAGTGGCAGCGAAGGATTTTGTGGCATCAAAGCTTGGGTATGTGGAAACAACAGAGGAAACTATCAACAATTCGTCTTCGCCATTAGAGTACGGAAAGAAGATAGCATTAACAGTGACAGAGAAGTTAAAGCCAGGGGAAGAAGACAAAGCACTGTCAGAAGTAATTTCAGAGGCTTTGAGCAGAAGGAAATACGAGTTAGTCAAAGTTGGAGAAAGTGCTTTTGGACGACATCAGTCCCTGTTGTCCAAAGGGGAGGTGACGGAGTCGGAGGAGCTGACACGACGGCTTGGGAAAGAGGATAAGGAAGCGACGGAGAAATCCTCTGTTGCGGGTGCAACGGCAGCGACAGGGAGGAGTGTGGTGGGTATGGTGAAAGACACGGTGGGGTCGTGGCTGGGAAAAGCTGGAGAGCAATCAGCGCCGTCGCAACAATCCCTTGGTATTTCACAAG GTGTGGAGGGTTTTGTGGATTCTTCATCAGTTGGGGAAGGGAGACGGCGCCAGCAGGAGCATGCTGGGACGGAGCCAGACGTTCGGATACTTCAGGATTCAGCGAATTAA
- the LOC120078333 gene encoding low-temperature-induced 65 kDa protein isoform X2, whose protein sequence is MDSQIAPHHHLHHPLALHQSVEGKEEEDGQLHEKKSVLKKVKAKAKKIKDTITKHGHGHDHDHHDYEDEDDEDEDDEVIEDPEIQGAPCAAMRSAVAGQGQHQDVGIGMTTGMHNEPSRGPRETTSRPSAFDTGFTSVDNPTTNKGADKVEDSAVAPNTTMSLSPWKLEEDPHGPHTPHNSQVKVHDPANRGSEEAGKSQVFDSFAKMKVNDEYEPNRPSLASRIDRGGEDQTNYGQKVSAVGSAVSEKAVAAKDFVASKLGYVETTEETINNSSSPLEYGKKIALTVTEKLKPGEEDKALSEVISEALSRRKYELVKVGESAFGRHQSLLSKGEVTESEELTRRLGKEDKEATEKSSVAGATAATGRSVVGMVKDTVGSWLGKAGEQSAPSQQSLGISQGVEGFVDSSSVGEGRRRQQEHAGTEPDVRILQDSAN, encoded by the exons ATGGACTCACAAATCGCCCCTCATCACCATCTGCATCACCCCCTTGCCCTTCATCAAA GtgttgaaggaaaagaagaagaagatgggcaGCTTCATGAGAAGAAATCAGTGCTGAAGAAAGTGAAGGCAAAAGCTAAGAAGATTAAAGACACTATTACAAAGCATGGCCATGGCCATGATCATGATCATCATGACTATGAAGATGAggatgatgaagatgaggatgaTGAAGTCATAGAAGACCCTGAAATCCAGGGAGCTCCAT GTGCTGCAATGAGGAGCGCGGTAGCTGGACAAGGGCAGCATCAAGATGTCGGAATTGGAATGACGACAGGGATGCACAATGAGCCTTCCCGAGGTCCAAGAGAAACGACAAGTCGTCCCTCTGCTTTTGACACTGGCTTTACATCCGTTGATAATCCAACAACAAATAAAGGAGCGGATAAAGTAGAGGACTCCGCTGTTGCCCCAAACACGACCATGTCTCTGTCTCCATGGAAATTGGAGGAGGATCCTCATGGCCCTCACACTCCTCATAATTCCCAGGTCAAAGTTCACGACCCTGCTAACAGAG GGAGTGAAGAAGCAGGGAAGTCTCAAGTTTTCGATTCATTTGCAAAAATGAAAGTCAACGATGAATACGAACCGAATCGACCCAGTTTAGCTAGTAGAATAGACCGAGGAGGAGAAGATCAAACCAATTATGGGCAGAAAGTCTCAGCCGTTGGTTCGGCAGTGAGTGAAAAAGCAGTGGCAGCGAAGGATTTTGTGGCATCAAAGCTTGGGTATGTGGAAACAACAGAGGAAACTATCAACAATTCGTCTTCGCCATTAGAGTACGGAAAGAAGATAGCATTAACAGTGACAGAGAAGTTAAAGCCAGGGGAAGAAGACAAAGCACTGTCAGAAGTAATTTCAGAGGCTTTGAGCAGAAGGAAATACGAGTTAGTCAAAGTTGGAGAAAGTGCTTTTGGACGACATCAGTCCCTGTTGTCCAAAGGGGAGGTGACGGAGTCGGAGGAGCTGACACGACGGCTTGGGAAAGAGGATAAGGAAGCGACGGAGAAATCCTCTGTTGCGGGTGCAACGGCAGCGACAGGGAGGAGTGTGGTGGGTATGGTGAAAGACACGGTGGGGTCGTGGCTGGGAAAAGCTGGAGAGCAATCAGCGCCGTCGCAACAATCCCTTGGTATTTCACAAG GTGTGGAGGGTTTTGTGGATTCTTCATCAGTTGGGGAAGGGAGACGGCGCCAGCAGGAGCATGCTGGGACGGAGCCAGACGTTCGGATACTTCAGGATTCAGCGAATTAA